One Nitrospirota bacterium genomic window, GAAAACAAAACCTTCTCAATCCGCTTGGACTTTCTGCACTCTTCATCCTCATTCCGGATCCTTTTCAGGCCTATGATATCTCGTTTCAACTCTCGTTTGGATCCGTACTTGCCATCGCTATGGCATTGAACCGGAATCCCCTTCCTCTCCCTTCCGGGAATAAGAACGAGCAGGATCAAACTTCTTCTCTTCATCAAAAAATCCGCAGTCACTTTCTTTACAAAAAGATCCTTCAGGGGACTCAGAATTACCTGTGGATCTCTCTTGCGACAACGCTCGGGACCGCACCGCTCGTTGCTTATCACTTCAATCAGTTCAACTGGGTTGGGATTCTTGCAAACAGCGTTATCATTCCATTCGTCGGATTTCTGGTCGTCCCTATTGGCCTCGTACTCTCTTTTTGCACGCTTCTCTTTAAGACTGATTTCCTGCTTGGAGGATCGCTCATTCAGTCTGTGATGACAGGGTTCTACAAAATGGTTCAATTCTTTGCGCGATTTCCCTACGCGGAGCTTCATCTTGCCGCTCCCTCTATTATTTATCTCGTTCTCTTTTACACCAGCCTGATCATCGCTTACGTTTTCCGAAAAAACCGAAAAGTCACCGGAATATTCCTCATGGTCATTCTTCTCCTTCCGGTCTGGTGCTTCTGGGGACCACGCATCCACCTTCCCTCCAGAGAACTCCAGGTGACCTTTCTGGACGTGGGACAGGGAGATTCTGCCTTGATTGAATTTCCGGACCGGACGACGATTTTAGTGGATGGCGGGGGCAAATATCATGAGTTTGATCTCGGACGACTGGTCGTTGCGCCATTTCTCTGGAACAAAGGGATTCAAAAAATTGACACGCTGATCGCGACCCATCCCCAGGCGGATCATATCGGAGGGTTAATCTATGTGATGAAAAAGTTCCCGGTCAAAGAAGTCTGGACGAATGGCGCCGTCAAAGAATCGCATATTTCAGAAGAATTCGACGATACCCTGCGAGAAATGCAACTCAAATCAAAAGTTGTCCAGAACGGTGACACGTCCCAAATTGGAAATCTGAAACTGACCGTTCTCAATCCCGACCTGAAAAATCCGACACTCTCGCGATCTCACTCCCATGAGAATAACGAGGGGATCGTCCTGAAGGTTGATTACAATCTGAGATCTCTTTTACTGACCGCCGACATAGAAAAGGAAGCCGAACAGAAAATGATGCGGGAGCATCCCGGAATGAAAGTGACCCTCTTGAAAGTCCCCCATCATGGAGGAAAAAGTTCGGCTGATCCCGACTTTATCGGAGGTCTTTCCCCCGAGATCGCCCTCTTTTCCGTCGGATTGCACAATCCCTATCATCATCCCAGTACTGAAGCCCTTCGACTCTATCATCAAATTCAGTCCCGCATCTACCGGACTGACCGGGATGGGAGCCTCCTTTTCAGAACAGACGGAACCCGTTTCGAAACCCTTTCCGCTTTAGATGTATTGCCTGAGAAAATCACCCCCGGAAAGGAGATCTGGAAGCAGGAAAGGGAAAATTGGCTGCGTATTCTCGATATACAGTATTAACCACAGGCTGGCCCGTCCGGTTGACAAACTCCGGGTTCTTGATAACCTTTATGAATAATACCCTTTCGAAACGGAGCACGTCATGGCAGCCAAACCCCAGGTTAACGGCAACTCTTTAAAACTTCAGAAAAGAAAATTAGGGGAACTCCTTCTCCAAAGCGGAGTCCTCACTGAAGAACAGCTTCTCAAGGCTCTGGACAAACAGAAGAAGAGCGGGAAAAGACTGGGTGAAGTGCTCGTTGAATCTAAATTTACCTCTGAAATCGAGATCGCGCAGACCGTGGGCTCCCAACTGGGATATCAGTTTGTGGAAACCATTAGCGCTGTCGATAAAGAGGTTTTGCTCCTCGTTCCCGAAACCCTCGTAAAAAAGCATTCGATCATCCCGTTAAGACTTGAAAAAGGGGAACTGGTCATTGCGATGGCGGATCCCCTCGACTTTAATACCATTCAGGATTTGAGTTTTTATTGCGGCTTTATTATTCAGCCTGCGGTGGCTACTCCCACGCTTCTCCAGGAGTCGATTAAAAAATTTTACGGAAATATTCATGGCCAGACCGATGAAAAACTGATCAAAAAAATTATCAATGAAAGCCAAAAGGACTTTTCAGCCTCGGCGCTTCAGATTATTCCTGAAATCAGAGATGACGGTTCGGAAGGAATGGCCGAACAAAGACATCAGCTTGCCCCTATTATTGAAATGGCAAACCTGATTCTCGCCAAGGCACTGAAACTCAATACCAGCGATATCCATATCGAACCTTTCGCAAATGATTCGATCGTTCGCTACCGGGTGGACGGTCTCCTCCATGAAAGCATGCGATTTCCAAAATGGATTCATGGTGCGCTCGTTTCAAGAATCAAAGTCCTGGCGAATCTTGACATTTCGGTGAAACGAATTCCCCAGGACGGGGATATCCGGTTGAAAGCCAACGGAAGGGAGATCACGTTAAGAATATCCTCCCTCCCCTCCTATTATGGTGAAAAAGTGGTCATCCGGATTCTGGACGAAACGACCGATCTCCTCCGGCTGGAATCGCTCGGCCTCTCGAAGGACGAACAGGCTAAAATCAGGGAAATGCTCTCTCACCGCAAGGGATTAATCCTGGTCACCGGACCCACCGGGAGCGGGAAAACCACCTCTCTTTACGCCATGTTAAACCAGATCAATCAAAACACCGTCAATATCATTACCGTCGAAAATCCTATCGAATATCACCTTCCGGGGGTCACCCAGGTCCAGATCAATCCGGAATCAGGTCTGACTTTTGCCACTGCGCTCCGCTCCATATTAAGACAAGACCCCAATGTCATTCTGATCGGAGAGATTCGTGATTCCGAAACGGCACAGATCGCCATGAGAGCCGCGTTAACAGGACATCTCGTCATTTCAACCCTTCATACCAATGACGCCCCTTCCGCGGTTAACCGCTTATTCGATCTTGGGATTCCAAATTTCATGGTCTCTTCGCTCCTGATCGGCGTAATCGCCCAACGCCTGGTCCGGAATATCTGTCCCGAATGCAAAAGTCCGGTTCAACCTACGGAAGAAGAGAAAATCATCTTTAATCTGAATGAAAACAAAAGCAAAGCCTTTCAATTCTACAAAGGAAAAGGCTGCAAACTCTGCCATCAATCCGGACTCAAGGGAAGGAGCGCCGTCTATGAAATTCTTCAAATGAATTCCAAACTGAGAGAAGTCCTCTCGCTGAATCCCACGGAACAGCAATTTAAATCTGCCTGCAGAGACGCCGGTTTTGTCTCCATGAATGAAAATGCGCTTCAGAAGGTCAGAGAAGGCGTCACCACCTGCAGCGAAGTGACGCGATGTATCGGAATCGATGAAAATCTGGAAACCTTTTGCGGAAAATGCAATCATCATTACAGGGCAGAGTACCTCCTCTGTCCCGTCTGCGGTGAAAAACCGAATAACAAGTGCCGTCATTGCAATCAAATGATTCAGCCTAACTGGAACTACTGTCCTTATTGCGAAAAAAGGCTGGCGAAGTCCCTGGCATAGCCGGTTAACTCAAGATATCCGTTCCCCGAAGCGGGAAATCCGGTGACGGCGACACTCCCTTCCCAGTATCTCATTTTTCCCCCGAATACCGTCAATTCCTGGTCTTGAAATATCGGAACCACACTGAGAGAGATATTCCAGTCCGGTATCAAGACATCCCATCCGACAGGATATATTCCCCCACCGGATGATTTCCACTGGAGTTTCGGTCTTAGAGTAAAATCCTTCTGCCGAAGGGAAATGACAGAACCATCGGATTCTATTAAAGTGCCAAAAGAGAAGGGCGCAGAACCGTTTTTGTTTCGAATTTGATAAAGCATCAGTTCCGTCTGGTTGTTGAGCTGGATCGAAAACCAGTCCCATCCGGATTGACTGGGAAGAAGAGGATGGGATCCAAATTCATGGTCCATCCAGCTGATCCCTTCGACTTCTTTTTCCTCGCCATTCCAAATCACTCTTCCCGACGTTTTAAGCCGGGTCAGCGAATAGTAATGAGAACGGTTCAGGTCCGCTTCGTCCTTTGGACTTACACCCTTTTCGCCGTGTATCACGGCGGGTTTTTGCGTAGTCAGGAGAAGTTCAATCTCTTTTCTGTTCTTTCCGAAACCCTCTGAAGCCGAGAGACGAAAGTCCCCCTTTTTCTCTTCGCCTTTCCATCGATCGATCCAGACCTCGAAATGGTCCTGTTTCACTCCCGCCCTGCCGAGTGCATCACGCGACATCTTCTCGCTAAACCAGAATTTTTTCGTAGCCCCATGAGACAGGGCAAAATGAGCCGAATAGATATTATCAACCTTCCACCTGGAAGGGTTCCGGCGGATCGCATCATCGGCGATGCCGGTTCTGAAAAAGGTCAATTCAAATCCGGTTTGATTTCCTTTCTTATCATAGAGGTGACCTGTGAAATACCACCATTCGATTTGATAAGATTCATGCGATCCATGATCAGCGGGGAAATGATAAATATAGCCCGGTTCTGCTGTCTTAAATTCTTTTTCCCATCCCATTTTCGGAAAAACAAGAATCAGAATCACGGACATCATCCAGGTCAGCCGCATCACGTTCTTGCGCTCTCCCCTTACTCCAGACACCTTACTCATATTGCACCGCTTCCCGAATGTTCTCTCCCGCCTTATTTTTGGCCGGTATAAACGCGGCCAAAAGTGCGGTGGCGGTGACAATCATAAAAGTCCTGAAGTAAATCATCGGCGACAGATCAAATTGAATGGTCCAGAAAAAAGATTGTTTGTTGATCACATGAATCAGAATTAGCGAAAGCGCTGTTCCTCCAACTCCGCCCAAAAGATTGGCCACGAGGATGATCCACAGCGCTTCCATCAGAACCAATACGCCGATCTGGTTGCGGGAAGCGCCGATCGATCTCAAAATGCCGATTTCCCTCTTCTGATCCAAAAGGTTCGCCATCAGCATATTAATGACCCCCAGGAGAGAGATGAGAATCGTAATCCATTCCAGAACGCGGGTCACCGAAAATGTCTGATCAAAGATTTCAAGGACTTTGGATCGAATTTCCTGGTTGGAGATGACAATCATCTCCTCGCCGTTTAGAATCGATTCTAATTTCTCTTTAACTTCGCTTTCTCTCTTATGAAGGTCCCCCTTCTTTACAAGATAGACCGCCAGAATATTGAGCCGTTCATCTTTCCAATATTTTAGATATGCCGAACGGTCCATGACGACTTTTCCTCCCTGGGTCGTATAGTCATAAAAAATACCTCCAATCCGGAACGGAATCGATCCCGCAGGGCTGTTTAATTTCAGAATGTCGCCTTCATTTAAATGATGTTGCAATGAAAAACTTTCAGAAATCAAAATCACTTTACCCTGAATGGCTTCTTCCATTTTTTGGGAAGCATTCCCGCTTGTAAAGAGATATTGACTCTGTTCAAGGTGAACCTGGAGAAGTCTCGAATCCAGACGAAAGGGTCTGTTCTGATACATCAGATGTTCTTCGCGGAAAAGATCAACCGCCGCCACCCCGTTTACTCTTTTTATCTTTTCGGCAAGATCAGGCAAAATCAGGGGTAAGTCACCCGGATTGAGCCACTCTTTCGGTTCAACAATCAGATCCGCTTTGACCGTCTGATTAAACCAGATCTCAAGGGTTTTCCGAAAGCTCGAGATCATCAAAGTGACGCTGATGACCAGGCTGACGCTGATCATCAGGGTCGCAATCCCGATTCCATTGCGGGTCGATTGCTGGAAAAAACCTGAACCAGCCACCTTGAGAAAGACCATTTTCTCATTTAAAAATGGAGAACGGAGTATCCTGTAAAGAACGTAAAGGGTCGATGGGATCATCAATGAAGTCCCGGCCAGGAGAAAGAGGGCTGAGAGATAACCAAAAACCGGAACCTGATGATAGGGAGGAAGTTTCGAAAAAAACCAGGAAAATATCAAAAGAATCCCTCCCGCGGCCAGGAGCGATAGGGAGAGTCGAGGAGGCCGGATCTCTCCAGCCCGGTTTAAATTATCCCGGAGTTTTACCCGGGACGCTTCCCATGCCGGGAAAGCCGCTGCAAGGAGTGAAACGCACAGACCGATCGAAAGGCTGAGTAATCCGGTAGTGAAAGAAACAGAGATACTTTGAGTAAAGACCTTGAGATAGAGCGAAGTAATCGTCAGCGCGACTGCTTTTAAGACAAAATGGGCGATCCATATACCCAGGCCAATCCCCAAAACCGAACCGATAAATCCGATGACAAAGGCTTCCATGAGAATGAGACGGAAGACTTCCCGTCCGGATACGCCAAGCATTCTGATGATGCCGATTTCAACTTTTCTCCGGACGACCAGGAACGACATGGTGTTATAAATTAAAAACATTCCGACCAGAATTGAAATCTCGCTCAGCGCTTTAATGTTGAGATTAAACGATCCGAGAAGACTGTCGATCATTTGCTTCTCATCACCCGGACTCTGAATCTGAAGGCCTGGCAATGCAGTCGTCAGCGCTTCTTTCATCGCTTCGCCTGAAACCCCCTCGTCAAGTTGAATGTGAATACGGTCCAGCCGACCCAGTTTGTGAAAGAGGAGCTGGGAAGCAGCGATATCCATCATGACAAAATAACCTCCGTACGGGGGAGGGAGCTCATTTTCAAATTGAATGATCCCGACCACCCGGGTTTCGACGACTTCGGAACCCAGATGGAGCACAAAAGTGGAACCGGTATTGAGATGGAATCGCTTGGCCAGAAACGGAGTAATCATGATGGCGGCGGGTTTTAACAAAACGTTCAACCCGGGAGTCTCGGGAGAATTCTCCTGACCTGGTTTTTCTGGATGACCCAGCGCATCCGAAACCATGTCGCGCCCAAGCACCATCACTTCCTCTTTCTCCTTCTTTTCCCCGACCCAAACAGATTGAAGTGTGACCGGCATCGCTCCTTTTACCCCCGGCAGATGCCTCACTTTGACAATCTCCTCTTCGGAAAATCCGGCGACACCCCCTTTCACTTCCAGTTCACCGTGACCGGCAACCTGTTCGATCGTCCATTTGAAGGAATCGCGGATATTTTGGTTGGCGATTTGAACCGAAGTAAATAGAGCAACCCCAAAGGCAATTCCCGTAAGGGTCAGGAGCGCATTCAGCTTGAGAAGTTTGTAGTGGGAAAAACTCCAGATTTTCAGGAGTGGAATCATGACTGAAGGCCTTTTACTTTGAAATCTGGATTTCCCCGTCTTTCATCGAAAATATCCGATCTCCAAATGACGCAGCCTCCTGACTATGGGTCGCCATCAGAAGAGTCATTTGCCGCTCTTTCGAAAGGGACTGGATTAACCCCAGAATCTCGTTCCCCATTCTTGAATCCAGATTTCCGGTCGGCTCATCCGCAAGGAGAAGAGTCGGAGAATGAACGAGAGCCCGTGCGATTGCCACCCGCTGCTGTTCTCCCCCGGAAAGCTCCCGTGGCAGGGCATTGCTCTTTTCCGTGAGCCCCAGCCGGTCAAGAAATTCTGCAACTTTTCGATGGATCTCTTTCCGGAACATTCTATTCAGAACAAGCGGAAGGGAAATATTTTCATGGACGGTCAGGGTGGGAAGAAGATTGAAGAACTGGAATATGACCCCAATTTTCGTTCTGCGGTATAATGTCCAGTTTTGGTCGGTGAATTGCTCTGTGGATTTTCCCTCAAGCCAGATTTCTCCCGAGTCGGGAAGATCCAGACCTCCGATCAGATTGATGAGAGAGCTTTTTCCGCATCCACTCGGACCCATGAGTATACAGAATTCGCCAGAATCAATGGAGAGGGTAATATTTTTGAGGGCATGAATTTTCTCCGATCCCTGGAGGTAGTTCCGGGAGACGTTTTTCAATTCAATTATTTTGGATCGAGATACCAAAAGATTCTCAGATTAAACATTGGTTGGAATGGAAGCGTCACCGCCTCCCAATACTTTTTCGATGGCTTCGGAGAGTTGTTCGTCATAATCATGGCTGAGCGTAAAAATCCTGCATTGGTAAATTCGGGCAGGGATATAGTCAAAAAATTCCCACAAGGCCTCTTTAGAGACCCTTTTATTGGAAGGATTATAGATATAGATCTGCTGTTCCCCCATCATGAGCGGATTGATCGGCCTGGGATCCTGACCCGGCATATCCACTTGAAAAATTAAATCTTTCAGTGCGGGAGGGAGCACTTTTCGTATCTTTCTCTCCAGTTCTTCGGATTCGATCATCCGATTCCCTTTTTCAGGACTTTTCATCGATAAGGTCGTTTCGAACGCCATTTTCCATTTGATCTGCCGGTTGAGAATTTTTTCCCATTCCAAACCGAGTCTTCGTTTTTCTTTTTCCTTTGAAACTTTCCATTTTCGGACCTCTTCGATCAAATACCAGTCCGTGAGGGTAAGATAGTCGCTCATCTGCTCAATCGGGTTCTTGGGGAGAATCTGCTGGATGGTCGGCTGAAAAATCTCCTTGAGATGAAGGTCGATCGCGCGGGTCGTCCGGTGATAATAGACATTGGAATACATGTAGAGACGGCAGTTCAAAAACATGTTGAGTGCCGGAAAACCAGACCGGTGCAATGTCAGACCTTTTTCGGTAAAAAAAGTGTAATAAATCAACCTGTCCAGATCGACCGGCCCTATTGCGACGCCGCACATGTACGCGTCTCTTAAAACATAATCGAGATTGTCGGCCGTATATATTCCCCCCAGTAGCGGCTGAAGGAAGGTCAGCCACTGTGGAAAGTTCTTCTTGTCCTTTTGGTAATCTTTCTTTATCAGAAACGCAATTTGTTCAGGAATCAGTTTTTCTCCCGGTCGAAAAGGCCCCGTAGGACTTCGTCGTATTTTCTTGATAAGCGGTCCGAGCTCCTGGGTAATAATTTTCTGACTGATATCTTCGTGGGTCAGATGAAATTGTTCCAGAAAATTATGATCAAAAAAATGGCAAAAGGGACCATGTCCGGAATCATGCAGTAGCGCCGCGACTCTCAAGACCTCCTCCACATACTCGAAAGAAGGAGGATTCTTGATCACGGTCTTCAGGGAGGGGTACAGGCGTTTTGCAAAGCGGCTGGCAATATGCATCGCTCCGAGAGAGTGCGGAAATCGGGTATGTTCGGCGGAAGGATAGACCCATCGCGCGCTCTGGAGCTGATAAACATATCTTAACCGTTGTACCCAGGGGGTATCGATCAGATCTTTTTCAGTCGATTCTTCGACGCTTCCTGAACCAGGAATGGTAAAGGGAATATATTCATGAACCGGGTCTGCAAACATCGCTACCCCTTCGTATGATTTTTTCCAGGTCATATCGAAAATCACTCCCGATTAAATGAATAGGTTCTTAAATAGCAAATAGCGCTATTATGTATCAATTTTTTGAATTGTCAACTTGACTGATTCCCGGAAGTTTTTATCGAAAAAAGACCTCTCTGCCGGTGGAGGAATAAAAAGAGTAAAAGGTTGGGGAAAAATGAAACATGAAACAAATGTTTTAGTGTTGAAACAAATAGAACATGAAATAAATTTTATAAATATTTGATTTAATTAACTATTATATAAAATAAAATTCGGCACATTTATTGCATTACTTATGGTCACTATCTGATCAACTCTCTTTAAGGAGGAAAGAATGGTTAAAGTAAAAGAGATCATGACAAAAAACCCGGTCAAGGTGGACGCCAATAAAACCGTGCGGGAAGCCATTAATATCATGTCTGAAAAGAAGATCGGCAGTCTCTTGGTTTATAAAGACCATGAAATTGTGGGAATCTTGGAAGAAAACGATATTATCAAGAACGTTTTGGTAAAAGATCTAAACCCCTATGTCGTTAAAGTGGAAGCAGTAATGTCCGTTCCGTTTGTCATTCACGAGGAAAAAGGGGATAACGAAGCCAGCGATATGATGTTTCAACATAAAGTCCGTCATCTGGCGGTTTCTGTCAATGGTAAAGTCGGAGGCGTTGTTTCAATGCAGGACCTCCTGAGACCGGTTTACACGGGCCGATCTCTCTGGACTTAATTTTTGCCAAATCTGATTTTGAATATTTATTCTTGAATCTGGAAAAGAGTAATGATACTGATCGATCTTTACGTCATTTTTGGGTTGGGACTTCTTGCGGCCGCATTCCTCTTGGGCCGTCAGCTAAAAGGTGCCCCGGCGAGAACGGCTTCCCGTCGTAGAAAGATTAAAGGGTAGCCAGTGACCTTCCCGCTTTCCACCTCCATTTTCGGTCGATCTGCTTCTTGTAAGAAGGCGAAATTTTGTAGGCCTCGATCGACCGCCTGAAGCTTTTTGCCGCGTTCTCCCTGTCTCCCAGCGCAAGCTGAGCAATCCCCAAATGATAATAGCCCTCCGAACTCGATGTATGAATCGAGCAAAATGTTTCTAACATTTGAAGTCCGCTTTGATATTCTCTTGCATTAAGCAGGAATTCCCCCAACTTCAAATACGGTTCCCCATACTGGAATCGCGGATCCATTCGAATCGTCGCCATAAGATGATCTTTTCCTTCTTTTTCCCGCCCGCTCGCAAGATAAGCAAGCCCAAGGTAATAGTGGACATCGGGAAAATCTTTCATTTTTTGAAATGCCGCTTCCAGGGGAGGAATGGCATTCCGGGGATCTCCATTTAAAATAAATGCGCGGCCAAGGGCAACCTGTGATGGCGCGTCATGGGGATTAATTCTTAAGACGCGGTTAAGCTCACCGATTTCGAGCTTACGCCGGAACCACCGGTTCACTTGAGGGAAAAAGCCAAAATACCGCCAGTCGAGGGCGCCATAGAATAGGAGAAGGA contains:
- the tadA gene encoding Flp pilus assembly complex ATPase component TadA, with translation MAAKPQVNGNSLKLQKRKLGELLLQSGVLTEEQLLKALDKQKKSGKRLGEVLVESKFTSEIEIAQTVGSQLGYQFVETISAVDKEVLLLVPETLVKKHSIIPLRLEKGELVIAMADPLDFNTIQDLSFYCGFIIQPAVATPTLLQESIKKFYGNIHGQTDEKLIKKIINESQKDFSASALQIIPEIRDDGSEGMAEQRHQLAPIIEMANLILAKALKLNTSDIHIEPFANDSIVRYRVDGLLHESMRFPKWIHGALVSRIKVLANLDISVKRIPQDGDIRLKANGREITLRISSLPSYYGEKVVIRILDETTDLLRLESLGLSKDEQAKIREMLSHRKGLILVTGPTGSGKTTSLYAMLNQINQNTVNIITVENPIEYHLPGVTQVQINPESGLTFATALRSILRQDPNVILIGEIRDSETAQIAMRAALTGHLVISTLHTNDAPSAVNRLFDLGIPNFMVSSLLIGVIAQRLVRNICPECKSPVQPTEEEKIIFNLNENKSKAFQFYKGKGCKLCHQSGLKGRSAVYEILQMNSKLREVLSLNPTEQQFKSACRDAGFVSMNENALQKVREGVTTCSEVTRCIGIDENLETFCGKCNHHYRAEYLLCPVCGEKPNNKCRHCNQMIQPNWNYCPYCEKRLAKSLA
- a CDS encoding HD domain-containing protein, which encodes MTWKKSYEGVAMFADPVHEYIPFTIPGSGSVEESTEKDLIDTPWVQRLRYVYQLQSARWVYPSAEHTRFPHSLGAMHIASRFAKRLYPSLKTVIKNPPSFEYVEEVLRVAALLHDSGHGPFCHFFDHNFLEQFHLTHEDISQKIITQELGPLIKKIRRSPTGPFRPGEKLIPEQIAFLIKKDYQKDKKNFPQWLTFLQPLLGGIYTADNLDYVLRDAYMCGVAIGPVDLDRLIYYTFFTEKGLTLHRSGFPALNMFLNCRLYMYSNVYYHRTTRAIDLHLKEIFQPTIQQILPKNPIEQMSDYLTLTDWYLIEEVRKWKVSKEKEKRRLGLEWEKILNRQIKWKMAFETTLSMKSPEKGNRMIESEELERKIRKVLPPALKDLIFQVDMPGQDPRPINPLMMGEQQIYIYNPSNKRVSKEALWEFFDYIPARIYQCRIFTLSHDYDEQLSEAIEKVLGGGDASIPTNV
- a CDS encoding carotenoid 1,2-hydratase; protein product: MSKVSGVRGERKNVMRLTWMMSVILILVFPKMGWEKEFKTAEPGYIYHFPADHGSHESYQIEWWYFTGHLYDKKGNQTGFELTFFRTGIADDAIRRNPSRWKVDNIYSAHFALSHGATKKFWFSEKMSRDALGRAGVKQDHFEVWIDRWKGEEKKGDFRLSASEGFGKNRKEIELLLTTQKPAVIHGEKGVSPKDEADLNRSHYYSLTRLKTSGRVIWNGEEKEVEGISWMDHEFGSHPLLPSQSGWDWFSIQLNNQTELMLYQIRNKNGSAPFSFGTLIESDGSVISLRQKDFTLRPKLQWKSSGGGIYPVGWDVLIPDWNISLSVVPIFQDQELTVFGGKMRYWEGSVAVTGFPASGNGYLELTGYARDFASLFSQ
- a CDS encoding CBS domain-containing protein, which produces MVKVKEIMTKNPVKVDANKTVREAINIMSEKKIGSLLVYKDHEIVGILEENDIIKNVLVKDLNPYVVKVEAVMSVPFVIHEEKGDNEASDMMFQHKVRHLAVSVNGKVGGVVSMQDLLRPVYTGRSLWT
- a CDS encoding ABC transporter ATP-binding protein, whose protein sequence is MVSRSKIIELKNVSRNYLQGSEKIHALKNITLSIDSGEFCILMGPSGCGKSSLINLIGGLDLPDSGEIWLEGKSTEQFTDQNWTLYRRTKIGVIFQFFNLLPTLTVHENISLPLVLNRMFRKEIHRKVAEFLDRLGLTEKSNALPRELSGGEQQRVAIARALVHSPTLLLADEPTGNLDSRMGNEILGLIQSLSKERQMTLLMATHSQEAASFGDRIFSMKDGEIQISK
- a CDS encoding tetratricopeptide repeat protein, translated to MFLKWIIVYFLMILTGSPVLIIVLLLLFYGALDWRYFGFFPQVNRWFRRKLEIGELNRVLRINPHDAPSQVALGRAFILNGDPRNAIPPLEAAFQKMKDFPDVHYYLGLAYLASGREKEGKDHLMATIRMDPRFQYGEPYLKLGEFLLNAREYQSGLQMLETFCSIHTSSSEGYYHLGIAQLALGDRENAAKSFRRSIEAYKISPSYKKQIDRKWRWKAGRSLATL
- a CDS encoding ABC transporter permease; translated protein: MIPLLKIWSFSHYKLLKLNALLTLTGIAFGVALFTSVQIANQNIRDSFKWTIEQVAGHGELEVKGGVAGFSEEEIVKVRHLPGVKGAMPVTLQSVWVGEKKEKEEVMVLGRDMVSDALGHPEKPGQENSPETPGLNVLLKPAAIMITPFLAKRFHLNTGSTFVLHLGSEVVETRVVGIIQFENELPPPYGGYFVMMDIAASQLLFHKLGRLDRIHIQLDEGVSGEAMKEALTTALPGLQIQSPGDEKQMIDSLLGSFNLNIKALSEISILVGMFLIYNTMSFLVVRRKVEIGIIRMLGVSGREVFRLILMEAFVIGFIGSVLGIGLGIWIAHFVLKAVALTITSLYLKVFTQSISVSFTTGLLSLSIGLCVSLLAAAFPAWEASRVKLRDNLNRAGEIRPPRLSLSLLAAGGILLIFSWFFSKLPPYHQVPVFGYLSALFLLAGTSLMIPSTLYVLYRILRSPFLNEKMVFLKVAGSGFFQQSTRNGIGIATLMISVSLVISVTLMISSFRKTLEIWFNQTVKADLIVEPKEWLNPGDLPLILPDLAEKIKRVNGVAAVDLFREEHLMYQNRPFRLDSRLLQVHLEQSQYLFTSGNASQKMEEAIQGKVILISESFSLQHHLNEGDILKLNSPAGSIPFRIGGIFYDYTTQGGKVVMDRSAYLKYWKDERLNILAVYLVKKGDLHKRESEVKEKLESILNGEEMIVISNQEIRSKVLEIFDQTFSVTRVLEWITILISLLGVINMLMANLLDQKREIGILRSIGASRNQIGVLVLMEALWIILVANLLGGVGGTALSLILIHVINKQSFFWTIQFDLSPMIYFRTFMIVTATALLAAFIPAKNKAGENIREAVQYE
- a CDS encoding DNA internalization-related competence protein ComEC/Rec2; protein product: MTRAPLLWMALSFIAGVFSGDFFCYYPWTTLTLLLLLFGAEALFSWFHLEFYHTILILLSFWSGFLSIEWKEIHLSENDISQWQGQTVLYTGTIDEAVAHYPDHTTLILQSSQLEKDSKNFPTSGRIKLNINRAIPFPLSYGDEIRASLTLREPHGFRNAFGFDYGQYLWRHGIHATASLTHPEEMTLTEKKGGNLIFRKVYPWREEIREKASQSLSGNSLALFLAMIIGESGYLTNPIRDTFMASGTTHILSISGSHLALVAFLSFHGVRWLILQLPSSVLLQVGRTILPSRLALFLSIPPVFIYGLLAGNQVATNRSMMMIAIFLIGQMIHRKQNLLNPLGLSALFILIPDPFQAYDISFQLSFGSVLAIAMALNRNPLPLPSGNKNEQDQTSSLHQKIRSHFLYKKILQGTQNYLWISLATTLGTAPLVAYHFNQFNWVGILANSVIIPFVGFLVVPIGLVLSFCTLLFKTDFLLGGSLIQSVMTGFYKMVQFFARFPYAELHLAAPSIIYLVLFYTSLIIAYVFRKNRKVTGIFLMVILLLPVWCFWGPRIHLPSRELQVTFLDVGQGDSALIEFPDRTTILVDGGGKYHEFDLGRLVVAPFLWNKGIQKIDTLIATHPQADHIGGLIYVMKKFPVKEVWTNGAVKESHISEEFDDTLREMQLKSKVVQNGDTSQIGNLKLTVLNPDLKNPTLSRSHSHENNEGIVLKVDYNLRSLLLTADIEKEAEQKMMREHPGMKVTLLKVPHHGGKSSADPDFIGGLSPEIALFSVGLHNPYHHPSTEALRLYHQIQSRIYRTDRDGSLLFRTDGTRFETLSALDVLPEKITPGKEIWKQERENWLRILDIQY